The Setaria viridis chromosome 6, Setaria_viridis_v4.0, whole genome shotgun sequence genome includes the window CGTGACAGCTGACGATAGATCAATCAGATCAGTCGCAGATGCATCTGGACCGGACTCACACTAGTATTATTGATATCTTTGCTGAtcattgctttgctttgctttgtctgcactgcactgcactgcacatgCATCAGAAATTCACATATCGTCACTCCTGTCCATTCATGCTCCTGTAATCAGTCGATCTGCAGCTATTCATATCAGCCCACATTTTAGAGCTAAATGCAGTTCATGTTCCACGCTACACTGTTCTAAGTTCAAGCTCCAAATCCAAGATTAGGCTTGCCATTCTGCAGTTGTACCTTGAAGGCTGCCAGAGGAAGGCCGCAGCACAGCCACAGATGGAGCCCAGAGTTGCTGTTGCCACTTGAGTCGTTTGCCCTGTTTTCCTTCATTCCTTCATTTAGAGTTtcagtctgaaactctgaattcaTTGTGTTGGCACAAAAGCAGCTTTCAGTCTTCTTGATGTAGCTTTGTATGTGTTGGCATAAAATTGTGTTAGGTTCCGCATAATTTATTTTGTGCAACTAGTATTACTATTACAGTTGACGAACCTTTCATTGCAACCAATAACTGGCAGGCTGCATTGTTACTGCATAGCAAGTTACCTTAGTGCCAAAAGCAAGTTACCTTACTAACGAACCTTTGTATGTGTTGGAAAAATCTGAATGTGTCTGCACAAACTAAATCTGGCACTTCTAAGTGCCAGAAGAAAATGCTTCTCAGTTGTCATAAGCTTTGACACTCCTGGTACTAGCCTCTTGCACATTGACATATTTCATCAGTTGTGATTAGTAAATATTTAGTTAGACTGCTGCGAAATTTCAGCTTGAGAGATATCATTCCATTGAGTGACACAATATTATGGATAGTGATACCTTTGTtgataaagaaaaaataatgtgTGGAATTGTAACTTTGTAAGGATGCAATCTAATATGCAACATGTTTTTCCCAACTTGTTATGGGTTGGCACTTCTTGATCTATATTGTGTCCTGTGCTTTGTGGTCAATCTGAATCATGTGCTTCGAAACTCAATTCTGTAACCATCAAACCGAGATTCATAAATCCATAATTACAGACCGAGATTCATGatttaggttttcttttatgCTTTCCTGATAATTTGAGATCCATGATTCAGGTTTTAACTCTGAGACTTGTGGGTGGCCTTGAATTATGAGAAGCATTCAACGTTCTAGCAGTTCTTAAGTCTCCTCACATGAATTTCATCATACAATCACGCATCAAACATGGAGTGAATTGCTGCCATTCCACCTGTTAAAGGAAACAACAAAGGAAGTTCCTATATGCCGAGAAGTCGTATTACCAACAAACAAAAAATCTGGCTGCACTGACTTTGGACAGTGATGGCCGATAGGTAAAGCATAACAATGTATTATGAAAATGGACAATAAGAATGATTTTGTCAATAGGATCTGCTAGTGTGTATTCTGAAACTGGACAGTAAAATCATAACAGTGTATTCTGAAACTGGACAGTGAGCATGATTTTGTCAATAGGATCGGCTAGTAGTGTGTGCGGGGTTGCGGTGGGGGTGACGCCGGCAGCACCTTGACATATTTTTACTAAATATTTACTAAATATTTACCTTACTGACGAACCTTTGTATTCTCCCTTGCAGTCAAGCAGTTCAAGCTTTAGATTTTCAATTCTTTTTGCTACAACTACTTACTGGTGCACTAGTATAGTACACTGTTTTACAAAATAACttaattctttttcttgttaCTTGTAGATCCCACCAGCACCATTAAGAGTTGGGGAAGGTGAACCTCCACCTTCTTGAGATTCGGTACCAACTCCAATAGGTACAGAATTATGTCTATGTTtaagtctttcttttttctattcAAAATAGGTACATAATCTGATAGGTACAGAAACCTGTTTAGCCTTCCATTTTATCTATTTAGCTTTTATTTGACTATAAATTTATATGCTTTAGTTCTGCAATGAATATCTCATTGAGAGATCATATtagaaagaggagggaggaagaagatgatgacatgatGATGTTTCTATTCCCTACCTTATATCTGATGGGTTCCGCTAGAGAAGGAGGAGTAAAGAAGAAACGTCATACATCAGAAGAAATAGGAGAGGTTAAGGTTCATCGACTCCTTGAGGGACATATCATGAACTGTCAAGTTACATTTAGGATGGAACCTCACATCttcaaagagttggccacttaTCTTAGAAGGAAAAGGCTCGTTGTTGATACAAGGATTATGGTGAAGGAGAAGTTGGGTTTCTTCCTATACATGTTAAGTCGCAACGCCTCATATGAGGATCTTGCAGTGACCTTTAGCCACAACAACGACACCTTCCATTGTCACATCAACCACTTCTTCAAGAAGGTCATTCCTACACTTTCTCGTCGTTTCCTCCAGTCCCCCGATCATAATCAAGTGCATCCGAAAATCCAAGATAATTTTAGATTCTATCCATTCTTCAAGAATTATCTTGGTGCCATTGATGGAACTCATATCCCCATTTCCATATCCCCTGAGAAGTATTCTCCTTTTAGGAATAGGAAGGGCACACTAAGCATGAATGTGATGGTGGCATGTGATTTCGATCTCAACATCACTTTTATTTCTAGTGGATGGGAGGGATCAACTATAGATTCCAGAGTGCTAAGATCGGCTATGAGCAAGGGCTTCCAGGTACCTCCAGGCAAATTCTATCTGGTTGATGGAGGGTATGCAAATACTCCATCTTTTCTTGCTCCATATTGAGGGGTTTGATACCATTTGAAAGAATTTGGAGCTGGACATCGAAGACCACAAAACTCAAAGGAGCTCTTCAACCACCGCCACGCACTACTGAGGAACCATGTCGAAAAGACTTTGGGAGTGCTTAAGAAGCGCTTCCCCATTCTCAAAGTTGCCACATTCCATATATTGGAAAATCAAGTGAAAATACCAGTAGCTGCAGCCATCTTCCACAATCTAATCGGATTAATTACTTCATGGAGGTGAGGAACGGTTGGATCATCAACCGGATAATATCGATCCAACACACTTTGTTTCTCTACCCAATGGCGATCAAATCAATGACTCAGGCACTGCACAAGGCAATGCTTTGAGAGATACCATCGCCCAAGAAATGTGGGTTCAGTACCAGCAACATGTAAATTAGTCTTCATGAATTAATAAGCTTGTATCATGAATAAGTTGATGAATACGTTAATAAGCTTGTATCATGAATAAGTTGATGaataagttttttctttgaaaagcgATGGTTGGAAAAGGCTCCCCAAAGCTCAATGTGAGTGCAAGGGGGTCGTCAAAGTTGAGTAGGTTCCTGCCTACAACAAGTGCTACTAAAAAGAAGCCTTCTCCTAAATGCAGTGGGGCAAAGAGGAGTGGAGGTTCACCACGAGGTATGGTGTTTAATGTTTCTTCATGCTTTCTTGTTAATTTTGTATTATTGATGCTATGAAATTTCTAATACTAATGCTTGATCATTGTTTATGTAGGAAAACAAAGAGCGGACTAGAACCCAACTCTTGAGAAATCACTTGTTGAAATTCTGCATGAGTATAAAGATAGTAACTATAGAAGTGACAACGGTTGGAACACTGAAGGGTGGAACAAGATGGTGAAGGAGTTCCATCTGAGAAACAAGTCTGTCTCATACACAAAGGCACAAATTCAAGATAAAGAATGTCAGCTTAAGAGGGACTACAAAATGCTCAGAGCGGCAAGAATGCAAAGTGGGTCAAAATGGAATGAACAAAGAAATATGGTTGAAGGATCAGCAACAATGTGGGAGAACCTCATGGTAGTAAGTTAATTTCTTGAAGTAATTCTATGGATAACCTCATAGTGATAACTTTGTATTTGATCAATGTTTTCTTCGAATATGTAGACTTTCCCCAAAATTAAGAAGTTTCAAAACAACAAGGCAAGCTTTCCGCTCTTTGATGCTTTGGGAGAACTCTATGATGGTAAGTTTTATACAGTAATCTCTTTCTCAGTCAGATCTCTATGATGTGAAATAGGTGCTTGTCCTATTTCTCTAAATGTATTGTGCCAAATGTAGGTCATCTAGCTGAAGGGACATACAATTTCACTTCTATTGAGTCACAACGTGTGGAAAAGCCCCTTCACCAAATTGATGATGTAGAAGATGGCGCACAAGCTCAGGAAGAAGCCCTTCAggaaattcatgagatacatgatgaagaggatgaagaaaaggatgcaagagATGAAGGGGAGGCAAGAAGTGGACAACGAAGAATGGctgcatcaagaaagaaactagAAAAGGAAGGACAAAGGCCTAGAAAGAGTGTAAAAATTGAAGCCATGATGGAGAGATTTCTTGAAATGAGGACAAAGCAAGCAGAAGATAAAGCTAAATAGCTAGCAAGAGAAAATGAGGCAAGAGAAAATGAGACAAGAGAAAAGGAGGCAAGAGATAGGGAGGCTGATGAATACTCCATCAAAAGGTGCATATCGATCATCAACACAATGGAAATGACCAAACAGGAAAAGGCCAAAGCTTATGCAGTCTTCACCAAGAGCAAAGAAAATAGGGAGACTTTCATTTGTGCtagtgaagaagatgaagaatctGCTTTGATTTGGCTCAGGAATGAGATGGCCTAGCAGGTATTGACTCCTTTTGCTTGATAGCTTTCATTATGCATTTATATTACTAGTGTGAATAGAACATGGAAGAATCTATGCAATTGATTTGGTTATGCCTGTTAGTAGTGTGCAATTGCTACCTGTAGCAATCTGTGCTTTTGATTGTCAACTACTAGACATGTAGCTACATATTCCAGAGTGCTAAGATCAGCTACACTTTTATTTCTAGTTTCTTATGATATGCCTGAATGTTCTTGTATCGTAATGCCTCTTTTGAGTGACTTGGTATTATTTTGGTAGGTAGTATTTAATCCATGGCATTTTATTCCTCCATTCCTCTCTGCAATACAAAAGAGTAGATACTTTAATGTTGCAAGTTATGTAGTGAATTTTCATGCTTGATATGATACATGTGCTATTATGTACTGAACTTTCATGCTTGATACGTGTGCAAGCCTGGAGTCTTGGAGAGCAAATGGCATGGTGTAGTACAATACTTTTGAGGATCTTGGTCTTTCACAAAGTATTGTTAAAGACAGTTCTTCTCTTTTGTGTTTTTGGTGTAACTGTCATACTGTTTTCTGTTACGTTGCAATTGCAATGTAGACTTCATGAAGCAAAGTAGTTCAACTCCCCTTAGCTGTGTTATGTTAAGTTGCAATTGCAATGTTGAAATAATTACTGTCCAGCCGCTTTGCTACCTAAAATTGTAAAGTAAGTCTGTATAGATTTCATGAGTGCTGTTGAAAGGTCTGTATTGATTCCAGGCCAGGAATGAATAATCATCTGGTTTGAGTGAAACGCACAGATCAACTTGATCCTGGCCAGGAATGAAAGCAGGCCAGGAATCAAGCCGGAGGTGCCGAATGAGGCCTAAGAAAGCTGATGCGTTCCCGGCCTATGACCACCAATATAATCGCCACTCGCCCATCAGCTGCAGCCACTCGTCCACCAATATAAGGTAGCACCGAGCCTTAAAAGCAAGGCCTTAAAAATGGTCATCGCCGTCGGCGCCCGTGGTTGTGGGCGACAACGGCGTCGCCTCTTTGGCTCACTGGTAGCACGACCAGACGAGGCCCAAGGTGGCGACCAGCGATGCACCAGGACGGCACGACGCCCCATCACTGCCACGATGTCCTTGACAAGCTAAACATCATCCATGGATAGAGTGAGGGTGGCGAGGAGCTGGCCGGCGGGCATCTCAACGACCTCCAGCTGGCCGGTCGTTGACGTGGCCTGGAAGAAGGCGTCGGGGAGGAGGCTCATCAGGGATGGCGGCGCGTCGAAGAGCGTGCATGCGGCCGCCACCCATTTGTGCAGGAAGTGCGTGGAGCTAGAGCCATCGATGGCGACGTGGTGCACGGCGTCGCCGATGGCGAGGCCGCGGCTCGCGCGTTGCCGCCTACGGGCAGTGCCGGCACGAGCGGTGCGATCCTGGTGACCTCCTGCGAGTCTTCGGTGTCGACTCCGTCACACCGCTGTCGTACTAGCGCCGGTG containing:
- the LOC140223105 gene encoding uncharacterized protein — protein: MNISLRDHIRKRREEEDDDMMMFLFPTLYLMGSAREGGVKKKRHTSEEIGEVKVHRLLEGHIMNCQVTFRMEPHIFKELATYLRRKRLVVDTRIMVKEKLGFFLYMLSRNASYEDLAVTFSHNNDTFHCHINHFFKKVIPTLSRRFLQSPDHNQVHPKIQDNFRFYPFFKNYLGAIDGTHIPISISPEKYSPFRNRKGTLSMNVMVACDFDLNITFISSGWEGSTIDSRVLRSAMSKGFQVPPGKFYLVDGGYANTPSFLAPY